One bacterium genomic window, CTCTTGCCGGCGCCGTTCTCGCCGACGATGCCGATCTTGGCGCCGGGGAAGAAGCTGAGGTTGATGTCCTTCAGCACCTGCTTCGGCCCATAGGCCAGGCTGACCCCGTACATGTGGAAGATGAACTTCTCGGCCACGCGCCGGACCTCCAGCGAAAAGGATAGGGCGCGCCGCGGCGGCGCAGGGGGACGGCCGGCGGCTGGCTAGTGCCCGCCGCCCTGGCCGGACAGCTCCTTGACGATCTCGCCGACGACGGCCTTGGCGTCGCCGAAGATCATCAGCGTGTTGTCGGCGAAGTAGAGCTCGTTCTCGATGCCGGCGAAGCCCGGGTTCATCGTGCGCTTGATCGCCATCACGGTCTTCGCCTTGTCGGCGTCGATGATCGGCATGCCGAAGATCGGGCTCGACTTGTCGTGGCGCGCGGCGGGGTTCACCACGTCGTTGGCGCCGACCACGAAGCAGACGTCGCACTGCGGCATCTCGGGGTTGATGTCGTCCATCTCGACGAGCTTGTCGTAGGGAATCTCCGCCTCGGCGAGCAGCACGTTCATGTGGCCCGGCATGCGGCCGGCCACCGGGTGCACGGCGAAGCGCACGTCGACGCCGCGCTTCGTGAGCTGCTCGTAGAGGTCGCGCACGCGGTGCTGCGCCTGGGCGACGGCCATGCCGTAGCCGGGCACGACGACCACGCTCGACGCGCTCTCGAGGATCTGGCTGGCCTCCTCGGGGCTGGCGCTCTTGGCGGTCTTTCGCTCGCCGCCGGCGGCGGCGGCCTGGATCTGGCCGAAGGCGCCGAAGAGCACGTTCGCGAAGGAGCGGTTCATCGCCCGGCACATGATGATCGACAGGATGAGGCCCGAAGCGCCGTCCAGCGCGCCCGCCGTGATCAGGAGCTTGTTCTCGAGCACGAAGCCCATCGCCA contains:
- a CDS encoding NAD(P)(+) transhydrogenase (Re/Si-specific) subunit beta, which translates into the protein MIETITQLIYLVSTGLFVLSLKWMNKPDTARRAVVAGVIAMAGAIIGTLLHPEIVNYLWIVVALAVGTGIGIPLARVPLTAVPQRTALSHAFGGLAAGLVGIAKFYLWLPAGELTTFRTSAIVVEVILGFLTFTGSLMAAGKLMEIVPTRPITYRGQNLVNLSLAALALVLGVLLALDPSRAAFFPIIIVLSLLFGVLLIIPIGGADMPTVISILNSYAGLAAVAMGFVLENKLLITAGALDGASGLILSIIMCRAMNRSFANVLFGAFGQIQAAAAGGERKTAKSASPEEASQILESASSVVVVPGYGMAVAQAQHRVRDLYEQLTKRGVDVRFAVHPVAGRMPGHMNVLLAEAEIPYDKLVEMDDINPEMPQCDVCFVVGANDVVNPAARHDKSSPIFGMPIIDADKAKTVMAIKRTMNPGFAGIENELYFADNTLMIFGDAKAVVGEIVKELSGQGGGH